From one Populus alba chromosome 17, ASM523922v2, whole genome shotgun sequence genomic stretch:
- the LOC118058255 gene encoding probable prolyl 4-hydroxylase 7 produces the protein MECRYFVALCLCSMLVNFPLFSCSTIRLHPYKKILQKKSVFDPTRVTQLSWNPRAFLYKGFLSDEECDHLINLARDKLEKSMVADNESGKSIESEVRTSSGMFIGKAQDEIVDNIEARIAAWTFLPQENGESIQILHYEHGQKYEPHFDYFHDKANQELGGHRVVTVLMYLSNVEKGGETVFPNSEGKTIQPKDDSLSDCAKNGYAVKPWKGDALMFFSLHPDATTDTNSLHGSCPVIEGEKWSATKWIHVRSFEKSLKHAASGDCIDENENCPLWAKAGECRKNPVYMVGSEGSYGSCRKSCKVCSS, from the exons ATGGAATGTCGATACTTTGTGGCGCTTTGTCTCTGCTCTATGCTTGTTAATTTCCCTCTTTTTTCCTGTTCTACCATTCGATTGCATCCTTACAAGAAAAT ATTACAGAAAAAAAGTGTGTTTGATCCAACTCGGGTCACTCAACTTTCCTGGAATCCCAG GGCTTTCTTATACAAGGGATTTTTATCGGATGAGGAGTGTGATCATCTTATCAATCTG GCTAGAGATAAACTCGAGAAATCAATGGTGGCTGATAATGAATCCGGGAAGAGTATAGAGAGTGAAGTGAGAACCAGCTCTGGCATGTTTATTGGAAAAGCCCAG gatgaaattgttgaTAATATTGAGGCCAGAATTGCTGCTTGGACTTTCCTTCCTCAAG AAAACGGCGAGTCCATTCAAATACTACACTATGAGCATGGTCAGAAGTATGAACCgcattttgattattttcatgACAAGGCTAATCAAGAGCTGGGTGGTCACCGGGTTGTCACTGTGTTAATGTATCTGTCCAATGTTGAAAAGGGTGGAGAAACAGTGTTTCCCAACTCAGAG GGAAAAACAATTCAACCAAAGGATGATAGCTTGTCTGATTGTGCAAAAAATGGCTATGCAG TGAAACCCTGGAAGGGTGATGCCTTGATGTTCTTCAGTCTTCATCCCGACGCAACAACTGACACAAACAGCTTGCATGGGAGTTGTCCAGTTATTGAAGGTGAGAAATGGTCAGCAACCAAGTGGATTCATGTCAGATCCTTTGAGAAATCGCTGAAGCATGCAGCAAGCGGGGATTGTATCGATGAGAATGAGAACTGCCCTTTGTGGGCAAAGGCCGGTGAGTGCAGAAAGAACCCTGTTTATATGGTGGGTTCAGAGGGGTCTTATGGTTCTTGTAGGAAGAGCTGTAAGGTATGCTCGTCCTAG